In the Dethiosulfovibrio faecalis genome, ACCACCACCGTAACAAAGGGGCATAAAGCACTCACCGGCAAACCTCTCTATCAGATCGTAATCAGGCCCCTTTCCCTTAGGGGAAGCGGAGATATCCAGGACCATCAGCTCATCCACCTCTTTTTCGTTGAAGATTCGGATGGCGTTGATGGGATCGCCCACGTATTTGGGATCGGAAAAACGACAGGTCTTTACCAGCCCGCCGTCGGAAAGCAGGAGGCTGGGTATTATTCTGGTTTTAAGCATTGGGAAACTCCATAAACCGTCTCACTAGGGCCATGCCGAAACGGTGGCTTTTTTCCGGATGAAACTGAACGCCGAAGATGTTGCCTCTGGCGAAGGCGGCCACAAAGTCGTGTCCATAGCGACACCTTGCGATAACGTCGGAATCGTTGTCGCAGCTTACGTAGTAGGAATGGACAAAGTAAAATCTTTGTCTCTCCTCCGGCACTATCAGAGGATTTTCCATCGGGATATTCACCGTGTTCCACCCCATATGAGGAATCTTGAGCTTGGGATCGTCAAAGGAAAATTTGCAAACGTCTCCATCGATCCAGCCCAAGCCGGGAAGTGATCCCTCCTGGCTGGACCTGGTCATGAGCTGCATCCCAAGACATATCCCGAGAACCGGAATCCCTCTATCTAAAACCGCCTTGGAGAGGACGTTCATTAGCCCCCGTTCCTCCAAAGCTCCCATACCGGCATCGAAGGCCCCAACACCAGGCAATATGAGCTTATGGGCGTCGAGTATACTTTCTGGATCGGAGGAAATCTCACATTCTCCCCCGACGTGCCGGACCATATTTGCCACGGAGTTTACGTTGCCAACTCCGTAATCGACTATCAAAAGCA is a window encoding:
- the hisH gene encoding imidazole glycerol phosphate synthase subunit HisH is translated as MLLIVDYGVGNVNSVANMVRHVGGECEISSDPESILDAHKLILPGVGAFDAGMGALEERGLMNVLSKAVLDRGIPVLGICLGMQLMTRSSQEGSLPGLGWIDGDVCKFSFDDPKLKIPHMGWNTVNIPMENPLIVPEERQRFYFVHSYYVSCDNDSDVIARCRYGHDFVAAFARGNIFGVQFHPEKSHRFGMALVRRFMEFPNA